The proteins below are encoded in one region of Populus alba chromosome 2, ASM523922v2, whole genome shotgun sequence:
- the LOC118042151 gene encoding nitrate regulatory gene2 protein, which yields MGCTASKLDNEDTVRRCKERRRLMKEAVYARHQLAAAHADYCHSLRVTGSALCAFAAGESLSVSEQTPAVFLHPAKTSTPPPPTNLIPPRVPPSPSPSLHSPPPPPPPFSPSPTIANAKLPHILSSSKSNRHRRSKPPKLPHILSETSPSVSPKSNFEYPTAFQNHSTYSTTPSQASSVWNWENFYPPSPPDSEFFARKANQNHYNQHQHHLDINDGSSSDEDEGVATETETERLSEYDFFKKKQYPQQQQIYSETEQEEVQCSEWGDHDNYSKTTTSSDEEDNDTEFKSEMETRSNFGSKQQPQPQPQQSDNGFGKSDNKSEAGSSTTSYRTGEAFNMKMVRHKDLKEIVDAIKENFDKAATAGDQVSQMLELDRNFRQLKKTVYHSSSVLSNLSSSWTSKPPLAVKYRLDTGSLNQTGGPTSLCSTMERLLAWEKKLYEEVKAREGAKIDHEKKLSTLQSQEYKGDEAKLDKTKAAIARLQSLIIVTSQAVSTTSTAIIGLRDSDLVPQLVELCHGFMRMWRSMHQYHEVQHHIVQQVRGLVNQSAKGDSTSELHKQATRDLELAVSAWHSSFCHQIKFQRDFIQSIHGWFKLTLIPVSSDNMNVNMEPSDVYAFFDEWKLAMDRVPDTVASEAIKSFINVVHVISMKQAEELKSKKRTDTASKELEKKASSLRSIERKFYNSYSMVGIGLPDTGGSDNGQVLDARDPLAEKKSELVSCQRRVEDEMLRHAKAVEVTRAMTLNNLQTGLPGVFQALTSFSSLFMEALELVCSRSHTIK from the exons ATGGGTTGCACGGCTTCCAAGCTAGACAACGAGGACACGGTACGGCGGTGCAAGGAGAGGCGCCGCCTAATGAAAGAGGCAGTCTACGCCCGCCACCAATTAGCTGCTGCCCACGCAGATTACTGTCATTCACTCCGAGTCACAGGCTCAGCTCTCTGCGCTTTCGCCGCCGGTGAATCCCTCTCTGTCTCCGAACAAACCCCCGCTGTCTTCCTCCACCCTGCCAAAACATCCACCCCACCTCCTCCCACCAATCTCATCCCTCCACGTGTCCCTCCTTCCCCTTCACCTTCCCTCCACTCGCCGCCACCCCCTCCTCCTCCATTTTCTCCTTCTCCTACGATAGCTAACGCTAAACTTCCTcatattctttcttcttctaagTCTAATCGCCACCGCCGCAGCAAGCCTCCGAAGCTTCCTCATATTCTTTCAGAAACAAGCCCTTCAGTTTCTCCGAAATCGAATTTTGAATATCCAACTGCTTTTCAAAATCATTCAACTTATTCTACCACGCCTTCTCAAGCTTCTTCTGTATGGAATTGGGAAAATTTCTACCCTCCTTCGCCTCCAGACTCAGAATTCTTCGCTCGAAAAGCCAACCAAAACCACTACAACCAGCACCAACACCATTTAGATATTAATGATGGGTCGTCATCAGATGAAGATGAGGGTGTCGCTACAGAAACCGAAACGGAGAGATTGTCGGAGTATGATTTCTTTAAGAAAAAGCAATATCCGCAGCAACAACAAATTTATAGCGAGACGGAGCAAGAGGAAGTTCAATGCAGTGAATGGGGAGATCACGATAATTATAGCAAGACCACAACATCATCAGATGAAGAAGATAATGATACGGAGTTCAAATCCGAGATGGAAACCCGGTCAAATTTCGGATCGAAGCAGCAACCGCAGCCGCAACCACAACAATCTGATAATGGTTTTGGCAAGTCAGATAATAAGTCTGAGGCGGGATCGTCGACGACCAGTTATAGGACTGGAGAGgcatttaatatgaaaatgGTGAGACATAAGGATTTGAAAGAGATTGTTGATGCCATTAAGGAGAATTTTGACAAGGCGGCCACAGCTGGAGATCAGGTTTCGCAGATGCTTGAGCTCGATAGAAATTTCCGGCAACTGAAGA AAACTGTGTATCATTCTAGTAGTGTTTTGAGTAACTTGAGCTCCAGTTGGACTTCGAAACCGCCTTTGGCCGTTAAGTATCGCCTCGATACCGGTTCACTGAATCAAACTGGTGGCCCAACGAGTCTTTGTTCTACAATGGAACGGTTGTTGGCTTGGGAGAAGAAACTCTATGAGGAAGTTAAG GCTAGAGAAGGTGCTAAGATTGATCACGAGAAGAAGCTGTCAACACTACAAAGTCAGGAATACAAGGGGGATGAAGCAAAGCTGGACAAGACCAAAGCTGCAATAGCAAGACTGCAATCTCTGATTATTGTCACATCTCAGGCTGTTTCTACCACCTCAACTGCAATCATTGGTCTTAGAGACAGTGATCTTGTTCCTCAGCTGGTTGAACTCTGTCATGG GTTCATGCGCATGTGGAGGTCAATGCACCAGTACCATGAAGTTCAGCATCACATTGTGCAACAAGTTCGTGGTCTTGTGAACCAATCAGCCAAGGGTGACTCAACTTCTGAATTGCACAAGCAGGCTACTCGTGACCTTGAGTTAGCTGTTTCTGCCTGGCATTCAAGTTTCTGCCACCAAATAAAGTTCCAACGGGACTTTATTCAATCCATCCATGGCTGGTTCAAGCTCACCCTTATTCCTGTAAGCAGTGACAACATGAACGTCAACATGGAACCCTCTGATGTATATGCCTTCTTTGATGAGTGGAAGCTTGCCATGGACCGTGTCCCTGACACAGTTGCTTCCGAAGCCATCAAGAGCTTTATCAATGTTGTTCATGTGATATCTATGAAACAAGCAGAAGAGCTCAAGAGTAAAAAGCGAACTGATACTGCATCGAAGGAGCTGGAAAAGAAGGCTTCTTCTCTTCGTAGCATAGAAAGAAAGTTCTACAACTCATACTCCATGGTTGGTATTGGACTCCCTGATACTGGTGGATCCGATAATGGACAGGTATTGGATGCTCGTGATCCACTGGCTGAAAAGAAATCAGAGCTTGTATCTTGTCAAAGGCGCGTGGAAGATGAGATGCTGAGGCATGCGAAGGCAGTGGAGGTGACACGAGCAATGACACTGAATAATCTTCAGACAGGCCTTCCTGGAGTTTTTCAGGCATTGACcagtttttcttccttgtttatGGAGGCACTTGAATTGGTATGCAGCCGTTCCCACACTATCAAATAG